The Osmerus eperlanus chromosome 15, fOsmEpe2.1, whole genome shotgun sequence genome includes a window with the following:
- the naa50 gene encoding N-alpha-acetyltransferase 50 isoform X2 has translation MKGRIELGDVTPHNIKQLKRLNQVIFPVSYNDKFYKDVLEVGELAKLAYFNDIAVGAVCCRVDHSQNQKRLYIMTLGCLAPYRRLGIGTKMLNHVLNICEKDGTFDNIYLHVQISNESAIDFYQKFGFEIIETKKNYYKRIEPADAHVLQKCLRSPCAPPGGELQKAE, from the exons ATGAAAGG CCGGATCGAGCTGGGGGATGTTACACCTCACAACATTAAACAGCTGAAACGCCTCAACCAGGTCATCTTCCCTGTAAGCTACAACGACAAGTTCTACAAAGACGTGCTGGAAGTAGGAGAGCTGGCCAAGCTAG CATACTTCAATGACATTGCAGTGGGAGCCGTGTGCTGCAGAGTGGACCACTCTCAGAACCAGAAGAGACTGTACATCATGACACTTGGCTGCCTAGCACCTTACCGCAGGCTAGGCATAG GAACAAAGATGCTGAACCATGTGCTGAACATCTGCGAGAAGGATGGCACGTTTGACAACATTTATCT TCACGTGCAGATCAGCAACGAGTCAGCCATCGATTTCTATCAGAAATTTGGCTTTGAGATCATTGAAACGAAAAAGAACTACTACAAGAGGATAGAGCCAGCAGACGCCCACGTCCTGCAGAAGTGCCTGCGTAGCCCTTGTGCGCCCCCTGGGGGAGAGCTGCAGAAGGCAGAGTAG
- the naa50 gene encoding N-alpha-acetyltransferase 50 isoform X1 has product MKGSRIELGDVTPHNIKQLKRLNQVIFPVSYNDKFYKDVLEVGELAKLAYFNDIAVGAVCCRVDHSQNQKRLYIMTLGCLAPYRRLGIGTKMLNHVLNICEKDGTFDNIYLHVQISNESAIDFYQKFGFEIIETKKNYYKRIEPADAHVLQKCLRSPCAPPGGELQKAE; this is encoded by the exons ATGAAAGG TAGCCGGATCGAGCTGGGGGATGTTACACCTCACAACATTAAACAGCTGAAACGCCTCAACCAGGTCATCTTCCCTGTAAGCTACAACGACAAGTTCTACAAAGACGTGCTGGAAGTAGGAGAGCTGGCCAAGCTAG CATACTTCAATGACATTGCAGTGGGAGCCGTGTGCTGCAGAGTGGACCACTCTCAGAACCAGAAGAGACTGTACATCATGACACTTGGCTGCCTAGCACCTTACCGCAGGCTAGGCATAG GAACAAAGATGCTGAACCATGTGCTGAACATCTGCGAGAAGGATGGCACGTTTGACAACATTTATCT TCACGTGCAGATCAGCAACGAGTCAGCCATCGATTTCTATCAGAAATTTGGCTTTGAGATCATTGAAACGAAAAAGAACTACTACAAGAGGATAGAGCCAGCAGACGCCCACGTCCTGCAGAAGTGCCTGCGTAGCCCTTGTGCGCCCCCTGGGGGAGAGCTGCAGAAGGCAGAGTAG
- the atp6v1ab gene encoding V-type proton ATPase catalytic subunit A, whose translation MDMSKLPKIRDEERESEFGYVHGVSGPVVTATEMAGAAMYELVRVGHSELVGEIIRLEGDMATIQVYEETSGVSVGDPVLRTGKPLSVELGPGIMGSIFDGIQRPLKDINDLTQSIYIPRGVNIGALNRDLKWEFSPGKSLRVGSHITGGDIYGTVFENSLIKHKLMLPPRNRGTVTYVAPPGNYDVSDVVLELEFEGLKEKFTMVQVWPVRQVRPVTEKLPANHPLLTGQRVLDALFPCVQGGTTAIPGAFGCGKTVISQSLSKYSNSDVIIYVGCGERGNEMSEVLRDFPELTMEVDGKTESIMKRTALVANTSNMPVAAREASIYTGITLSEYFRDMGYNVSMMADSTSRWAEALREISGRLAEMPADSGYPAYLGARLASFYERAGRVKCLGNPEREGSVSIVGAVSPPGGDFSDPVTSATLGIVQVFWGLDKKLAQRKHFPSVNWLISYSKYTRALDEYYDKHFPEFVPLRTKAKEILQEEEDLAEIVQLVGKASLAETDKITLEVAKLLKDDFLQQNGYTPYDRFCPFYKTVGILSNTIAFYDMARHAVETTAQSDNKITWAMIREHMGEILYKLSSMKFKDPVKDGETKIKAEYAQLLEDMQNSFRTLEE comes from the exons ATGGACATGTCCAAGCTGCCGAAGATCCGGGAtgaagaaagggagagcgagTTTGGATACGTCCATGGAGTCTCCGGCCCAG tGGTGACTGCTACGGAAATGGCGGGGGCGGCCATGTACGAGCTGGTGAGAGTGGGCCACAGTGAGCTGGTGGGGGAGATCATCCGTCTGGAGGGAGACATGGCCACCATCCAGGTCTACGAAGAGACCT CGGGCGTGTCCGTGGGGGACCCTGTGCTGCGGACCGGAAAGCCCCTGTCTGTGGAACTGGGTCCGGGCATCATGGGCTCCATCTTCGACGGTATCCAGCGCCCCCTGAAGGACATCAACGACCTCACACAGAGCATCTACATCCCCCGTGGAGTCAATATCGGGGCCCTCAATCGAGACCTCAAGTGGGAGTTCTCTCCCGGCAAGAGCCTACGA GTTGGCAGTCACATCACAGGGGGAGATATCTATGGAACGGTGTTTGAGAACTCCCTCATCAAGCACAAGCTCATGTTGCCTCCACGGAACAGGGGCACCGTCACCTACGTGGCCCCCCCTGGCAACTATGACGTCTCT gatgtggTGCTAGAGCTGGAGTTTGAGGGCCTCAAGGAGAAGTTCACCATGGTTCAGGTGTGGCCTGTGAGACAGGTGCGTCCTGTAACAGAGAAGCTTCCTGCCAATCACCCCCTGCTGACCGGCCAGAGGGTCCTGGATGCACTCTTTCc gtgtgtgcaGGGAGGAACCACCGCTATCCCAGGAGCCTTTGGGTGTGGTAAAACTGTCATCTCCCAGTCCCTGTCCAAGTACTCCAACAGTGATGTCATCATCTACGTGGGTTGCGGGGAACGTGGTAACGAGATGTCGGAAGTGCTGCGAGACTTCCCTGAG CTGACCATGGAGGTGGACGGGAAGACTGAGAGCATTATGAAGAGAACTGCGCTGGTGGCCAACACCTCCAACATGCCCGTGGCTGCCAGAGAGGCCTCCATTTACACAG gcaTCACGCTGTCTGAGTACTTCCGGGACATGGGCTACAACGTGAGCATGATGGCTGACTCCACGTCTCGATGGGCCGAGGCTCTCAGGGAGATCTCAGGACGACTGGCAGAGATGCCGGCCG acagCGGTTATCCTGCCTACCTGGGTGCCCGCCTCGCTTCCTTCTACGAGCGCGCCGGGAGAGTGAAGTGTCTGGGcaaccctgagagagagggcagcGTCAGCATCGTGGGAGC tgtgtcgccccctggtggtgacTTCTCCGACCCTGTCACCTCAGCCACCCTGGGTATCGTACAG gTGTTCTGGGGTCTGGATAAGAAGCTGGCCCAGAGGAAGCACTTCCCCTCAGTCAACTGGTTGATCAGCTACAGCAAGTACACCCGTGCTCTGGATGAGTACTACGACAAGCACTTCCCTGAGTTTGTGCCGCTGCGCACCAAGGCCAAGGAGATcctgcaggaagaggaggacctgGCTGAAATCGTACAGCTGGTCGGCAAG GCTTCGCTGGCAGAAACGGATAAGATCACCCTTGAGGTGGCCAAGCTGCTCAAAGATGACTTCCTGCAACAGAACGGTTACACTCCTTACGAcag GTTCTGCCCCTTCTATAAGACCGTGGGCATCCTGTCCAACACCATCGCTTTCTACGACATGGCTCGGCACGCGGTGGAGACCACAGCCCAGAGCGACAACAAGATCACCTGGGCCATGATCCGTGAGCACATGGGGGAGATCCTCTACAAGCTGAGCTCCATGAAGTTcaag GACCCAGTGAAGGACGGCGAGACCAAGATCAAGGCAGAATACGCCCAACTTCTGGAAGACATGCAGAACTCCTTCCGTACCCTGGAGGAATAA